The window CTGGCCGTTCGACTCCCAGTAGGTGCCGGTCCTGTCGTCGTTGGCGTTGGCGGCCAGGTAGGTCTGCGTGTACGAGGAGGCCTCGATCGGCTTGTCGAGCGCCAGGTTGGAGCCGTTCGCGGGCGGCGGGCCGGAGTCCTCCTCGCCGTAGACCTCCACCTGGGAGAGCTGGGCGGCGTTCCAGCCGGTGTTGGCGGTGATCTGCACGCGGACCTGGCGCACCTGCCTGGCGGTGAAGCCGATGGTCACCGTGTTTCCGGACGACGGGCTGAACACCCTGGCGGCCGAGGCCGAGAGCGCGCTGAAGGTGCTCCCGTCGGTGCTCCCCTGGATGCTGAGCGTCTGGGTCCGCGCCTCCCACGAGGTCGGGAGTTTCAGCACGACCTGGTCGACGTCGAACTGGTTGCCCAGGTCGATCTGCACCCACTGCGGCAGGGCACCGGAGCTCTCCCAGTACGTCTGCTGGCTGCCGTCCGTGACGTTGGACGCCGGGTAGGCGCCGTGCGACGTCCCGGCCGTCACCTGCTTACCGAAGGCGAGATCGGTCTCCTGGGCGGCGGCCGACGCGGCCACCGGCAGGAGTCCCACGGTCATCAGCGCGGTGGTCACCGCACCCACGACGAGACGCCATCGGAGTTGCTTCCATCTCATGCTGTCCTCTGTTCCGGGGGCCTGGGGACCGGGAGGGCACGGCGACGAGCCGCACGACCGTCCGGGCGCGTCTGCTGCGCCGGGCGGCCGGCGACGGCCGGGTACGGGCTGCCGGTACACCGATGAGGGAGGGATCGGGAGCGCCGGCAAGAGGGAGAGCAGGCCATCTGCCGGAAAAAGCGCGCTGGTTGCCTAGATTTTTGAGTGATCTGGTCAATATTTTGCGGTGTCGAGGTGACAGGTTTCTAGCAGGTGACACTTTTGTCAACGGTCCTCACAGCCGCACGCGCATCGCCGCACGGTCACCGCAGCTCAGCGCCACGGGCCGGGTCGCCCGGCGCGCATTCGCTGTACGAAGTCGCCATCCCTGCACGGGCGTCGCCGGTCACACCGGGGGCGCACGGCAGGACGGGCGGATCCCCCGGCGGCCCCCTGGCGCACGCGGACGAGGACGTCGGCGCACGGCTCCCACCGGCGAGCCCCGAGCCCCCTCGCGCGCACGAGGGGGCCGACGCCCCTCGCAGGCCATAGGGTGACGCGTCGCATCCGAACATCCCGTGGGGGGATCCATGTCATTTCCGCCGCCACCGAACCAGGAGCCGCACCAGCCTCCACAGTGGAGCCCGCCGCCGGCGGAGCAGCAGTACCGGCCGTGGCCGGACCCGGTGTGGGGTGCGCCGCCTCCCCGCAGATCCCGTACGGGACTGATCGTCACCCTGTCCGTCGCGGGCGGGCTGGTCGGACTCCTGCTGATCGTGGGCGCGATCGCCGCGACCCTGGGAAGCCTGTCCCGCCCGCCCGCGGAGCGCGGGACACCCGCGGCCGCGCCGCCCGGGAGCAGTGCTCCGGCGGAGCCCTCGCCACCCGCGGAGGCATCCACGGACCCCGCCGAGGCGGAGAGCGGCGCCGAGGCGGACGTGAAGCTGTCCGCGTGCGAGATCGACTCGTTGACGCGGTGGCCGTCGGTCGTCGTCACCATCACCAACGGAACTGCCGAGCCGATGAGTTACATCGTGTCCGTGGAGTTCGTGGACCGTTCCGGCACACGCGTCGCCGAGGGTGTCGCCTCGACGAGCGCTCTCGCTCCGGGGCGGGCGTCGAAGCAGAAGGCCCAAGGCGTGGGTGAGGTACCCACCGGCACGAAGTGCCGGGTCTCCGACGTGTCCAGATTCCCGGACGCCGGCTGACAGCCGCCGCGATCCGGCACCGCCGGAGCCGCGAAGGCCACGGCAAGCGCCACTGACGCCCCGCCACCCCACGGGATGGCGGGGCGTCAGCCGTGCCACGCGCGGAGTCCGAGACGGATTCCGGCGTCACCCGAATCCCCTTTCAAGGTTTAGGTTAGGCTTACCTAAGTAAAGGCCATGGAGTGCCCCGCCCGCCCCTCAGGAGAAACTGGATGCGTCCTTTCACGTCACGCGTCACGCAGCCGACCCCCGCCGAACGCGTACTGGCGATCCTGACCTCAGCGCATTCGATGACGGTGGTGAGCGACGGACTCGACCCCGTCGAGGTGCACCGCCTCGACGCCACGAGCGCGATGGGGCACATCCACCTGCACGAACCCGCCGAAGCCGGCCGCACGGGCCCCGGCGCACGCATCCCCGTCCGCCTGGAGTTCACCGACGTCGCCCCCACCCCCGTCCGGGACCGCACGCGCGCCCGTGTCACCGTGACCGGGCTGCTGTCGGCCCCGTACAGGGGCGACGCCTCGGAGAGCACCTGCATGGAGTTCGGCCAGGCCGTACTCGAGGACCACGGGGGCCGGTCCTTCGTCACGCTCGACGCG is drawn from Streptomyces sp. NBC_00178 and contains these coding sequences:
- a CDS encoding DUF2470 domain-containing protein is translated as MRPFTSRVTQPTPAERVLAILTSAHSMTVVSDGLDPVEVHRLDATSAMGHIHLHEPAEAGRTGPGARIPVRLEFTDVAPTPVRDRTRARVTVTGLLSAPYRGDASESTCMEFGQAVLEDHGGRSFVTLDALQATEPDPVSGSEAAMLTHLVDDHGELVPLLLRLAQPQPAKGVTRALPLALDRYGIILRLEYPGSHRDVRLPFAKPVTRIDQAGPQIHALLTAARRASHTNRLLT